The following coding sequences lie in one Cyanobacterium sp. Dongsha4 genomic window:
- a CDS encoding nicotinate phosphoribosyltransferase, with amino-acid sequence MNINPLHAIDFYKTDHRRQYPQGTTEVYANFTPRSGRLAKVLDSDDVSVIFFGLQYFIRDYLIDCWNENFFKQDKHKVVSAYKRRMDNSLGVGAIPTNHIEALHDLGYLPLRIKALPEGSKVDIGIPLLTVVNTHPNFFWLTNYIESVMSTYLWKPITSATTAFQYKKLVTRYALKTGTPLDFVPLQCHDFSFRGLSGIQDGIISGSAHLTSFYGTDTVLAIDLLENYYHADATKEIVGVSVPATEHSVMAMGLQDGELETFRRLVEDLYPSGIISIVSDTWDFWKVVTEYTAILKEKILNRDGKVVLRPDSGDPVKIICGDKNAPPYTPENKGAIQCLWEIFGGTITPQGYKMLDSHIGLIYGDSITLDRASQILSKLEEKGFASGNVVFGIGSYTYQYVTRDNFGFAVKATSGVVNHQRRNIFKSPKTDNGVKKSAKGLLRVEQEGNKFVLYEQQTEKEEKQGALDTVFLNGKLIKSHSLTEIRQRIAQNLKTESKSKLSLR; translated from the coding sequence ATGAATATTAATCCCCTTCACGCCATTGATTTTTATAAAACCGATCATCGTCGTCAGTATCCCCAAGGTACAACGGAAGTCTATGCTAACTTTACTCCTCGTAGTGGACGTTTAGCTAAAGTTTTAGATTCTGATGATGTGAGTGTTATTTTTTTCGGACTACAGTATTTTATTCGAGACTATCTTATCGATTGTTGGAACGAAAATTTCTTTAAGCAAGATAAGCACAAAGTAGTCTCAGCTTATAAAAGACGTATGGATAATTCCCTTGGTGTGGGTGCAATTCCAACTAATCATATTGAAGCCTTACACGATTTGGGTTATTTACCCCTAAGAATTAAAGCCTTACCCGAAGGAAGTAAAGTTGATATTGGTATTCCCTTGCTAACAGTGGTTAACACTCATCCTAATTTTTTCTGGCTAACTAACTATATTGAATCAGTGATGTCAACTTATCTTTGGAAACCGATTACTTCAGCAACTACTGCTTTTCAATATAAGAAACTGGTGACAAGGTATGCCTTAAAAACAGGTACACCTTTAGATTTTGTTCCTTTACAATGTCATGATTTTTCTTTTCGGGGTTTATCTGGCATTCAAGATGGAATCATTAGTGGTTCGGCTCATCTTACCTCATTTTATGGCACAGATACGGTACTTGCGATCGACCTTTTAGAAAATTATTATCATGCTGATGCAACTAAAGAAATAGTGGGTGTTTCTGTTCCTGCAACGGAACATTCAGTCATGGCAATGGGTTTACAAGATGGAGAATTAGAGACATTTCGTCGTTTAGTCGAAGATTTATACCCCAGTGGGATTATTTCCATTGTTTCCGATACATGGGATTTTTGGAAGGTGGTAACGGAATATACTGCCATCTTGAAAGAGAAAATTTTAAATAGAGATGGTAAAGTTGTTTTACGTCCTGATAGTGGTGATCCTGTTAAGATAATATGCGGTGATAAAAACGCACCACCTTACACCCCAGAAAATAAAGGGGCTATACAATGCCTATGGGAGATTTTTGGCGGTACAATTACCCCTCAAGGTTATAAAATGCTTGATTCTCATATTGGACTTATCTACGGAGATTCTATCACCCTCGATCGCGCTTCACAAATATTATCTAAATTAGAAGAAAAAGGATTTGCATCAGGAAACGTAGTATTTGGCATCGGTTCTTATACTTATCAATATGTAACCCGTGATAATTTCGGTTTTGCCGTTAAAGCCACTAGCGGAGTCGTCAACCATCAACGCCGTAATATTTTTAAGAGTCCAAAAACTGATAATGGAGTGAAAAAATCGGCAAAAGGATTACTAAGAGTTGAACAAGAAGGAAATAAATTTGTTTTATATGAGCAACAAACAGAGAAAGAAGAAAAACAAGGAGCTTTAGATACAGTATTTTTGAATGGAAAACTCATCAAAAGCCATAGCCTGACAGAAATTCGTCAAAGAATAGCACAAAATCTTAAGACTGAATCTAAGTCAAAACTATCGTTAAGATAG
- a CDS encoding protochlorophyllide reductase: MTTDNKPTVIVTGASSGVGLQAARALTQKGWFVIMACRNIDKTLKAANEVGIKSGDYQIIHIDLADFDSVRKFVQDFRATGRKLDALVCNAAVYYPLLKEPLRNKDGYEISVATNHLGHFLLCNLMLEDLQKSGNPEPRLVILGTVTANPKELGGKIPIPAPPDLGNLDGFKQGFKAPISMIDGKKFKSGKAYKDSKLCNMLTMRELHRRYHQSTGITFSALYPGCVATTALFRNHYSLFQKIFPLFQKNITGGYVSEELAGERVAMIVADSDYNQSGVYWSWGNRQKEGRKSFVQEISDEASDTDKGVLMWDLSKQLVGLA; this comes from the coding sequence ATGACTACAGATAATAAACCCACAGTAATTGTCACTGGTGCATCATCAGGGGTTGGTTTACAAGCCGCTAGAGCCTTAACACAAAAAGGTTGGTTTGTAATTATGGCTTGTCGTAATATTGATAAAACCCTTAAAGCCGCTAACGAAGTAGGTATAAAATCTGGTGACTATCAAATTATTCATATTGATTTAGCCGATTTTGACAGTGTGCGTAAATTTGTGCAAGATTTCAGAGCAACAGGTAGAAAACTAGATGCCTTAGTTTGCAATGCTGCGGTTTACTATCCTCTTTTAAAAGAACCTTTACGCAATAAGGATGGCTACGAAATTAGCGTTGCGACTAATCATCTAGGTCATTTTCTCCTTTGTAATTTGATGTTAGAAGATTTACAAAAATCTGGCAATCCTGAACCCCGTTTAGTAATTTTAGGCACTGTAACGGCTAATCCGAAAGAGTTAGGCGGTAAAATTCCTATTCCTGCACCTCCAGATTTAGGTAATCTTGATGGTTTTAAACAAGGATTTAAAGCCCCCATTAGCATGATTGACGGTAAAAAATTCAAGTCGGGTAAAGCCTACAAAGATAGTAAACTTTGCAATATGCTAACCATGAGAGAATTGCATCGCCGTTATCACCAATCCACTGGTATTACTTTCTCTGCTTTATATCCCGGCTGTGTAGCAACTACTGCCCTTTTCCGAAATCACTATTCTTTATTCCAAAAAATCTTCCCTCTTTTCCAAAAAAATATCACGGGGGGTTATGTTTCTGAAGAATTGGCAGGAGAAAGAGTTGCTATGATTGTCGCTGATTCAGACTATAACCAGTCGGGTGTTTATTGGAGTTGGGGTAATCGTCAAAAAGAAGGGCGTAAATCCTTTGTACAAGAAATTTCCGATGAGGCAAGTGATACAGATAAAGGCGTACTCATGTGGGATTTGAGTAAGCAGTTAGTGGGATTAGCTTAG
- a CDS encoding prephenate/arogenate dehydrogenase, which produces MKIGIIGLGLIGGSLGLDLTAKGYEVIGVSRKKETCDRALEKQIVTTAGQDLELLSKTDLIFVCTPIGAILSTIESIIPHLSPKTIITDVGSVKGAIASPATKLWSNFVPSHPMAGTANQGVEAAEYNLFNNTPCVITPLPETPPRAIAKVSHIWETVGCRLYQSTPELHDQAVAWISHLPVMISANLIYSCTHTSSPEVIKLAQALASSGFKDTSRVGGGNPELGLMMAQYNRQQLINSLREYQQNLDSLIENIEGENWEALTNILRETHQNRPNFI; this is translated from the coding sequence ATGAAAATAGGTATTATCGGTTTAGGCTTAATTGGTGGTTCGTTAGGTTTAGATTTAACCGCTAAAGGCTATGAAGTAATTGGAGTTTCTCGTAAAAAAGAAACCTGCGATCGCGCTTTAGAAAAACAAATAGTAACCACCGCAGGACAAGATTTAGAGCTTTTGAGCAAAACAGACCTAATTTTTGTTTGTACCCCCATAGGGGCAATTTTAAGCACCATAGAGAGCATAATTCCTCATCTATCCCCAAAAACCATTATTACTGATGTAGGTTCAGTTAAAGGTGCGATCGCATCTCCTGCCACTAAACTATGGTCAAATTTTGTCCCCAGTCATCCCATGGCGGGTACAGCTAATCAGGGAGTTGAGGCCGCTGAATATAACTTGTTTAACAATACCCCTTGTGTCATAACCCCTTTACCAGAAACTCCTCCCCGGGCTATAGCTAAAGTCAGTCATATTTGGGAAACCGTTGGTTGCCGACTATATCAATCTACTCCCGAATTACATGATCAAGCAGTAGCATGGATTTCTCATTTGCCTGTGATGATTAGTGCTAATTTAATTTATAGTTGTACTCATACATCATCCCCAGAAGTCATCAAATTAGCTCAAGCTCTAGCTAGTTCGGGATTCAAAGACACCAGTAGAGTAGGGGGAGGCAATCCAGAATTGGGGCTAATGATGGCACAATACAACCGTCAACAATTAATCAACTCCTTACGGGAATATCAACAAAACCTTGATTCACTGATTGAAAACATTGAAGGGGAAAACTGGGAAGCCTTGACAAATATCTTACGAGAAACTCATCAAAACCGCCCTAACTTCATCTGA
- a CDS encoding carbon-nitrogen hydrolase family protein, with protein MKSYLAAAVCMTSTPDVDHNLNQAEELIELAVNQGAKLVGLPENFSFLGEDKDKIAQGEDIAQRSEKFLIRMAQRFQVTILGGGFPTPLQGDKSRVHNTALLIDPNGLELARYEKIHLFDVNVPDGNNYCESNTVMAGKSLPDICEVNNLGKIGLSICYDVRFPEVYRHLSRQGAEVIFIPAAFTAYTGKDHWEVLIRARAIENTVYVIAPAQTGNHYARRCTHGHSMIVDPWGSILSSTGSQIGVAIAEINPQRLHKVRQQMPCLQHRVFA; from the coding sequence ATGAAATCTTACCTTGCGGCGGCGGTGTGCATGACAAGCACTCCAGATGTAGATCACAATTTGAATCAAGCTGAAGAATTAATCGAATTAGCGGTTAATCAGGGGGCAAAGTTAGTTGGTTTGCCCGAAAATTTCTCTTTTTTAGGAGAAGATAAGGATAAAATTGCTCAGGGAGAAGATATTGCCCAAAGAAGCGAAAAGTTTTTAATTCGCATGGCACAGCGTTTTCAGGTGACGATTCTCGGCGGTGGTTTTCCTACTCCTTTACAGGGGGATAAGTCCAGAGTTCATAATACTGCTCTATTAATTGATCCTAATGGTTTAGAGTTAGCTCGTTACGAAAAGATACATTTATTTGATGTTAATGTCCCTGATGGCAATAATTATTGTGAGTCTAATACTGTCATGGCAGGAAAGAGTTTACCTGATATTTGTGAGGTAAATAATTTAGGTAAGATTGGTTTGTCTATCTGTTATGATGTGCGTTTTCCTGAAGTTTATCGTCATTTATCTCGTCAGGGGGCGGAGGTTATTTTTATTCCTGCGGCATTTACTGCTTATACTGGAAAAGACCATTGGGAAGTTTTAATTCGGGCAAGGGCGATCGAAAATACTGTTTATGTTATTGCTCCTGCTCAAACGGGAAATCATTATGCTCGTCGCTGTACTCATGGTCATAGTATGATTGTAGATCCTTGGGGTTCTATTCTTTCTAGCACTGGCTCTCAAATTGGAGTTGCGATCGCAGAAATTAATCCTCAAAGATTACACAAGGTAAGACAACAAATGCCTTGTTTACAACATCGAGTATTCGCTTAA
- a CDS encoding creatininase family protein, giving the protein MQLHLLTWQEVEKYLTHSNGIIIPIGSTEQHGPTGLIGTDAICAEKIAQGVGENTEAIVAPTINVGMALHHTAFPGTISLRPTTLILYIQDYLTSLFKAGFKKFFFINGHGGNIATVKASFSQFYDHLDSMNFADSEQVKCKIANWFMGREVYQLAKKLYGDEEGSHATPSEVALTQFVYPESIKNAPLEKSVTTGHPIYGAKNFRECYPDGRMGSNPALATPEHGKQFYELAVKELTASYQDFISINN; this is encoded by the coding sequence ATGCAGTTACATTTACTCACTTGGCAAGAAGTAGAAAAATACCTCACCCATTCTAATGGTATTATTATTCCTATTGGTTCAACAGAGCAACATGGGCCAACGGGCTTAATAGGTACAGATGCTATTTGCGCGGAAAAAATAGCTCAGGGAGTGGGAGAAAATACGGAAGCAATTGTTGCCCCAACTATTAATGTGGGCATGGCTTTACATCATACGGCTTTTCCCGGCACTATATCTCTACGTCCAACTACTTTGATACTATATATCCAAGATTATCTTACTTCTTTGTTCAAAGCAGGTTTTAAAAAATTCTTTTTTATTAATGGGCATGGAGGAAACATTGCCACTGTCAAGGCTAGTTTTTCTCAGTTTTATGACCATTTAGATTCGATGAATTTTGCTGATAGTGAACAAGTTAAATGTAAAATTGCTAATTGGTTTATGGGGCGTGAAGTCTATCAACTGGCAAAAAAACTTTATGGAGATGAAGAAGGCTCTCATGCTACCCCTTCAGAAGTAGCTTTAACTCAATTTGTTTATCCTGAAAGTATTAAAAATGCACCGTTAGAGAAATCTGTTACCACAGGACATCCTATTTACGGAGCAAAGAACTTTCGAGAATGCTACCCTGATGGTAGAATGGGATCTAATCCTGCTTTGGCTACTCCTGAACACGGTAAACAGTTTTATGAGTTAGCGGTTAAGGAATTGACGGCAAGTTATCAAGACTTTATTTCCATCAATAATTAA
- a CDS encoding glutathione S-transferase family protein — MTDLKNKSTSLPQSWLIVTGKWIWHTLWRIMMSQLAPTEKQGNYQRPPSQFRHQVKSEVNYLYQPEKGRYRLYVGMSCPWAHRTLMLRSLKGLEDVIDIEILIPSVNQGGWIMETESENCRTLAQLYQLSQSNYRGRNTVPVLWDKQTKTIVNNESADIILLLNSQFNQYAKNPSLNLYPSSLVRQIDQWNEKIYHNVNNGVYRCGFAQTQEAYESACRSLFDTLGQIEIHLVSNRYLCGDSLTLADVRLFTTLIRFDVVYYSLFKCSLSAIASYPHLSRYVEDINNLPNIKNTYDLNAIKQDYYGNLFPLNPSGIIPL, encoded by the coding sequence ATGACAGATTTAAAAAATAAGAGTACATCTTTGCCTCAATCTTGGTTAATTGTTACAGGAAAATGGATTTGGCATACTCTATGGCGGATTATGATGTCTCAATTAGCTCCCACCGAAAAACAAGGAAATTATCAACGTCCTCCTAGTCAATTTCGTCATCAGGTCAAATCAGAGGTAAATTATCTTTATCAACCCGAAAAAGGTCGTTATCGTCTATATGTGGGGATGAGTTGCCCATGGGCACACCGTACTTTAATGCTTAGAAGTTTAAAGGGTTTAGAAGATGTGATTGATATAGAAATCCTGATTCCTTCTGTTAATCAAGGGGGATGGATTATGGAAACAGAGTCAGAAAATTGCCGAACTCTTGCTCAACTTTATCAACTTTCTCAAAGTAATTATCGAGGAAGAAATACTGTTCCTGTTTTGTGGGATAAACAAACTAAAACTATTGTTAATAATGAGAGTGCAGATATTATTCTATTGCTTAATTCTCAATTTAATCAGTATGCCAAGAATCCGAGTTTGAATCTCTATCCTTCTTCTTTGGTGAGGCAAATAGATCAATGGAATGAGAAAATTTATCATAATGTTAACAATGGGGTTTATCGTTGCGGTTTTGCCCAAACTCAGGAGGCTTATGAGTCAGCCTGTCGCAGTCTATTTGATACTTTAGGTCAGATTGAAATTCATTTAGTTAGTAATCGTTATCTGTGTGGTGATAGTTTAACTTTAGCAGATGTGCGTTTATTTACTACTTTGATTCGTTTTGATGTGGTTTACTATTCTCTATTCAAATGTAGTCTAAGTGCGATCGCATCTTACCCACACTTAAGCAGATATGTGGAGGATATAAATAATTTACCAAATATTAAAAACACCTATGATCTCAACGCCATCAAACAAGATTATTATGGAAACCTTTTTCCTTTGAATCCTAGTGGGATTATTCCATTATGA
- the hisA gene encoding 1-(5-phosphoribosyl)-5-[(5-phosphoribosylamino)methylideneamino]imidazole-4-carboxamide isomerase produces the protein MEVIPAIDLLAGRCVRLYQGDYEQSQVFSENPLEIALQWQSLGATRLHLVDLDGAKEGTTINLDAISTIVKNLNIPIQVGGGLRDRTSIERLFDLGVERAIVGTVAVEKPELVEELCNTFPHKIAVGIDARNGKVATKGWLETSTVEATDLAQRISDKAAAIIYTDISRDGTLVGPNIEALKQLAQVTDIPVIASGGISSLTDLLSLVSLESLGVRGVIVGKAIYTGKLDLKEAIQAIGNGRLQDIPPDIGNSTLV, from the coding sequence ATGGAAGTTATACCTGCTATTGATTTATTAGCTGGACGTTGCGTTAGATTATATCAAGGTGATTATGAACAATCTCAAGTTTTTAGTGAAAATCCCTTAGAAATCGCCCTACAGTGGCAGTCGTTGGGGGCGACTCGTTTACATCTAGTAGATTTAGATGGAGCAAAAGAAGGAACAACCATCAATTTAGATGCTATTTCTACTATCGTTAAAAATCTTAATATCCCCATTCAAGTAGGAGGAGGACTGCGCGATCGCACTTCCATAGAACGTTTGTTCGATTTAGGAGTAGAAAGGGCAATTGTCGGCACTGTAGCAGTGGAAAAACCAGAATTGGTAGAAGAATTGTGTAATACTTTCCCTCATAAAATTGCAGTAGGTATTGACGCTCGTAATGGAAAAGTAGCCACAAAAGGATGGTTAGAAACATCAACAGTTGAAGCCACTGATTTAGCCCAGAGAATTTCTGACAAAGCCGCCGCCATAATTTATACAGATATTAGTAGAGATGGCACATTAGTAGGTCCTAATATCGAAGCCTTAAAACAATTAGCCCAAGTAACAGACATTCCTGTTATTGCCTCTGGTGGTATAAGTTCTTTAACAGATTTATTAAGTTTAGTTTCCTTAGAATCTTTAGGTGTTCGGGGTGTTATTGTTGGAAAAGCAATCTATACAGGTAAACTAGATTTAAAAGAAGCGATACAAGCCATTGGCAATGGCAGATTACAAGATATTCCCCCCGATATTGGTAACTCAACCCTAGTTTAA
- the rpsP gene encoding 30S ribosomal protein S16 — protein sequence MVKLRLKRLGKKREVSYRIVAMNSTSRRDGKVLEELGFYNPRNDETRLNVPAIVTRLKQGAQPTETVRSILTKAKVFEQVNA from the coding sequence ATGGTTAAATTACGTTTAAAAAGATTAGGAAAAAAAAGAGAAGTAAGTTACCGTATTGTTGCGATGAATAGTACCAGTCGCCGTGATGGAAAAGTGTTAGAAGAATTAGGATTCTACAATCCTAGAAATGACGAAACTAGATTAAACGTACCTGCTATTGTCACCAGATTAAAACAGGGTGCTCAACCAACCGAAACTGTACGCAGTATTTTGACAAAAGCAAAAGTATTTGAACAAGTAAATGCTTAA
- a CDS encoding KH domain-containing protein, producing the protein MLNSDINFPLPDGTKPDYDGLVRFLIEPLLESPELLNFDCELVPSTKRVWIRLAFEENDKGRIYGRGGRNIQAVKTVLQTAANIVGDTLYLEIYDEQGRNRSRNSRPPITSSSPNKESGDAYSKKPVRRRRRTIKPQF; encoded by the coding sequence ATGCTTAATAGTGACATAAACTTTCCCCTTCCTGATGGAACAAAACCAGATTATGATGGTTTAGTGCGTTTTTTAATTGAACCTTTATTAGAATCTCCCGAATTGTTAAATTTCGATTGCGAATTAGTACCTAGTACAAAAAGAGTCTGGATTCGTTTGGCTTTTGAAGAAAATGATAAGGGCAGAATATATGGTAGAGGTGGACGTAATATTCAGGCAGTAAAAACAGTTTTACAAACTGCGGCAAACATTGTTGGGGATACCTTATACTTAGAAATTTATGACGAACAAGGGCGAAATAGAAGTAGAAATTCTCGCCCTCCAATAACTTCATCTTCTCCCAACAAAGAATCAGGAGATGCTTATTCTAAAAAACCAGTGAGAAGAAGACGTCGCACTATTAAACCTCAATTTTAG
- a CDS encoding helix-turn-helix transcriptional regulator — MIEVKTFGELIKQARKEKKYSQRELADKLGIDFTYLSKLENDRGNPPKEDIIRQLAQYLTLDEDKLIFLAGKIPSEDEELIKQHYKDMPLLFRRMRENPEFAAKIFRQAREIN, encoded by the coding sequence ATGATAGAAGTAAAAACCTTTGGAGAGTTGATAAAACAAGCCAGAAAAGAAAAAAAGTATAGTCAAAGAGAGTTAGCCGATAAATTGGGAATAGACTTTACTTACCTCTCTAAATTGGAGAATGATAGAGGAAATCCACCAAAAGAAGATATTATTCGTCAATTAGCTCAATATTTAACCTTAGATGAAGATAAACTTATTTTTTTAGCTGGAAAAATTCCCTCTGAAGATGAGGAATTAATTAAACAACATTATAAAGATATGCCATTATTATTTAGACGGATGAGGGAAAATCCTGAGTTTGCCGCAAAAATTTTTCGTCAGGCAAGGGAAATAAATTAA
- the pyk gene encoding pyruvate kinase, with protein sequence MSDKFSRRTKIVATVGPACANPETLRKMILAGANTFRLNFSHGTHDDHQRSIRLIRQAENELNKPIGILQDLQGPKIRLGKFNCGSITLVEGDRYILTSRNVECTQEIGYISYENLAEEVPINSRILLDDGRVEMKVKEIDLEKKDLHCQVVVGGVLSSNKGVNFPDVRLSVKALTDKDKVDLMFGLDQRVDWVALSFVRNPQDVLEIKDLIANAGKSTPVIAKIEKHEAIEQMEEILSLCDGVMVARGDLGVELPPEEVPILQKRLIRTANRLGIPIITATQMLDSMVKSPSPTRAEVSDVANAILDGTDAVMLSNETAVGDYPVQAVATMAKIATRIENERGKMLAESAEGSSFASFLNYSESFSHNHNIPTAIAGAVGQIAQQLNASAIMTLTKSGATARNVSKFRPQTPIFAITPHVNVSRQLQLVWGVKPLLLLDLPGLRQVFQAAINVAREKGLLQDGNLVVMTAGTLQGVSGSTDLIKVEIVKGLLEAGIGIGQGSITGRAKVVHDITQASNFQAGDILVTKSTDNQYVDFMRLASAIVTEETGVRSHAAQIGMRLGIPVIVGVKDATTLIRDASFVTLKIEQGLVYLGTDNESDVDS encoded by the coding sequence ATGTCTGACAAATTTTCCCGTCGTACTAAGATTGTAGCAACGGTAGGTCCTGCTTGTGCTAATCCTGAAACCCTGCGCAAAATGATTCTAGCAGGTGCAAATACTTTTCGTTTAAATTTTTCTCATGGCACTCATGATGATCATCAACGTAGTATTCGCCTTATCCGTCAGGCGGAAAATGAATTAAATAAGCCTATCGGTATTTTACAAGATTTACAAGGACCGAAAATTCGCTTGGGAAAGTTTAATTGTGGTTCAATTACATTGGTAGAGGGCGATCGCTATATTTTAACCAGTAGGAATGTAGAATGTACTCAGGAGATTGGTTATATCAGTTATGAAAATTTAGCAGAAGAAGTACCCATCAACTCTCGTATTCTCCTCGATGACGGTAGGGTAGAAATGAAAGTCAAGGAAATTGATTTAGAAAAAAAGGATCTTCATTGTCAGGTAGTGGTTGGGGGTGTTTTATCCAGCAATAAAGGGGTGAATTTCCCAGATGTACGTCTCTCCGTAAAAGCATTGACAGACAAAGATAAAGTTGATTTAATGTTCGGTTTAGATCAACGGGTGGACTGGGTTGCTTTAAGTTTTGTGCGTAATCCTCAAGATGTTTTAGAAATCAAGGATTTAATTGCCAATGCGGGTAAGTCAACACCTGTAATTGCCAAGATTGAAAAGCATGAAGCGATCGAACAAATGGAAGAAATTTTATCCCTCTGTGATGGGGTAATGGTTGCTAGGGGAGATTTAGGGGTAGAATTGCCTCCTGAAGAAGTACCAATTTTACAAAAACGCCTGATTCGTACTGCTAACCGTCTAGGTATTCCTATTATTACAGCAACTCAAATGCTTGATAGTATGGTAAAAAGTCCTAGCCCCACCCGTGCGGAGGTTTCGGACGTAGCAAATGCCATTTTAGATGGTACAGATGCGGTCATGTTATCCAATGAAACCGCCGTGGGAGATTATCCGGTTCAAGCGGTGGCAACTATGGCAAAAATCGCCACCAGAATTGAAAACGAAAGGGGTAAAATGTTGGCAGAATCAGCCGAAGGTAGTAGTTTTGCTTCTTTCCTGAATTACTCAGAGTCTTTTAGTCATAACCATAACATTCCGACTGCGATCGCCGGTGCTGTAGGTCAAATTGCACAACAGTTAAACGCTTCAGCAATTATGACCTTAACAAAAAGTGGTGCAACTGCCCGTAACGTTTCTAAATTCCGCCCTCAAACTCCCATTTTCGCTATTACTCCCCATGTCAATGTTTCCCGTCAATTACAGTTAGTTTGGGGGGTTAAACCCTTATTACTTTTGGATTTACCCGGTTTAAGACAAGTATTTCAAGCGGCTATTAATGTTGCTAGAGAAAAAGGCTTATTGCAAGATGGTAACTTAGTGGTGATGACTGCTGGTACATTGCAGGGGGTTTCTGGATCAACGGATTTAATCAAAGTGGAAATTGTTAAGGGATTGTTAGAGGCAGGAATAGGCATTGGACAAGGCTCTATTACAGGTAGAGCAAAAGTTGTCCATGATATTACTCAAGCTAGTAATTTTCAGGCAGGAGATATATTAGTAACAAAAAGTACCGATAACCAATATGTGGACTTTATGCGTCTTGCCTCTGCCATTGTCACCGAAGAAACAGGGGTGCGATCGCACGCCGCTCAAATTGGTATGCGTTTAGGGATTCCCGTCATTGTTGGAGTTAAAGACGCAACTACATTAATTAGAGATGCTAGTTTTGTCACCCTTAAAATTGAACAAGGACTTGTTTACCTAGGTACAGATAATGAAAGTGACGTTGATAGTTAG